In Denticeps clupeoides chromosome 1, fDenClu1.1, whole genome shotgun sequence, a single window of DNA contains:
- the LOC114787931 gene encoding keratin, type I cytoskeletal 18-like: protein MTSALSMRSYSLGRQPSFSSMSLKDSGRVRSKASPITLSSISTLSLSRSQSVGNGLNSMGLSLNGFGTSASEKETMQGLNDRLASYLDKVRSLERSNADLEMKIKQLMIEKAPKGHDIDGMMAQAHAIGQELRKKTLENARIMLEIDNAKLAADDFRVKWEAEAALCQSVERDCLALRRAKSDHDQIIATLRGDLDSLKEELYFLRKNHDEEISTMKARLANEQVSVEVDAAKGPDLGLIMAELRSQYEGIAQKNKEDAEHWYLKKLEAVQSEVRESNEALRCAQGELNERRRFLQALEVELDSLRKQVGVLEGNLAETGVKYSQEMERLQSTLSQLEDELAQLRLEMQRTKTDYEQLLRIKQNLELEIATYRRLLEGEEMVKEVPPPKKEPEVRTRKIVKVVTQTMVNGKVVDESSEVEQIEDQKK, encoded by the exons ATGACCTCAGCCCTCTCCATGCGCAGCTACTCTCTGGGACGTCAGCCCTCATTCTCTTCCATGTCTCTGAAGGACAGTGGCCGTGTCCGCTCCAAAGCTTCACCCATTACCCTCTCCTCCATTAGCACCCTGTCCCTCTCCCGCTCCCAGTCTGTGGGGAATGGGCTTAACTCCATGGGCCTATCGCTCAATGGTTTTGGAACCAGTGCCAGTGAAAAGGAGACCATGCAGGGGCTGAATGACCGGCTGGCCAGCTACCTAGACAAAGTGCGCTCCCTCGAAAGATCAAATGCTGACCTGGAGATGAAGATTAAGCAGCTAATGATTGAAAAGGCTCCAAAGGGCCATGACATTGATGGGATGATGGCTCAGGCACATGCTATTGGTCAGGAG TTGAGGAAAAAGACTCTGGAAAACGCCAGGATCATGCTGGAGATTGATAATGCCAAACTTGCCGCAGACGACTTCCGGGTTAA GTGGGAAGCAGAGGCTGCTCTCTGTCAGTCTGTAGAAAGGGACTGTCTGGCTCTGCGGAGGGCCAAATCTGACCACGACCAGATCATCGCCACTCTCAGAGGGGACCTGGACAGCCTCAAGGAGGAGCTTTATTTCTTAAGGAAGAACCATGACGAG GAGATAAGCACCATGAAGGCACGGCTGGCCAATGAGCAAGTCAGCGTGGAGGTTGATGCAGCCAAGGGTCCTGACCTGGGGCTCATCATGGCTGAGCTGAGGTCCCAGTACGAGGGCATTGCTCAGAAGAACAAAGAGGATGCCGAGCACTGGTACCTGAAGAAG CTGGAGGCAGTGCAGTCTGAGGTGAGGGAGAGCAACGAAGCTCTACGATGCGCCCAGGGTGAACTCAACGAGAGGCGGCGCTTCCTGCAGGCCCTGGAGGTGGAATTGGACAGCTTGCGCAAGCAG GTGGGCGTGCTGGAGGGCAACTTGGCGGAGACCGGCGTGAAGTACAGCCAGGAGATGGAGCGTCTGCAGAGCACGCTGTCGCAGCTCGAGGACGAGCTGGCCCAGCTGCGCCTGGAGATGCAGCGCACCAAGACCGACTATGAGCAGCTGCTGCGCATCAAGCAAAACCTGGAGCTGGAGATCGCCACGTACAGGAGGCTGCTGGAGGGAGAGGAAAT ggtGAAGGAAGTGCCTCCTCCCAAAA AAGAGCCTGAGGTAAGAACCAGGAAGATCGTGAAGGTGGTCACCCAGACCATGGTCAATGGCAAAGTGGTGGATGAGTCCAGTGAAGTGGAACAAATTGAAGACCAGAAGAAATGA